One part of the Flavobacterium johnsoniae UW101 genome encodes these proteins:
- a CDS encoding LacI family DNA-binding transcriptional regulator: protein MKRKITLKQIAKELDVSISTVSKSLRNSLEIGEETRLKVQAFAKFYNYKPNNIALSLKNRKTKSIGIIIPEIVHYFFSTVINGIEQVANEYGYSVVICVSDDSFDKEVLNMEMLANGSIDGFIMSLSKETQFKGDFHHITEVINQGMPVVMFDRVTNDILCDKVIIDDKSAAYEAVQSLIDSGRKKIALVTTVDYVSVGKLRTDGYEKALLDNGLPFNEDLIIKIEDVDTCEITISQLLHDRAFDAVFAVNELFAVTIIKTANKMGLKVPEDLAVIAFTDGIISKYSTPTITTVSQSGEKMGNKAAKMLIERIEAEEDEDEEHTENYITEVIETHLIKRESTD, encoded by the coding sequence ATGAAACGTAAAATAACCTTAAAACAAATCGCAAAGGAACTTGACGTCTCTATCTCAACTGTCTCAAAATCACTCAGAAACAGTCTTGAAATTGGAGAAGAAACAAGACTAAAAGTTCAGGCTTTTGCAAAGTTTTATAACTATAAACCAAACAATATTGCCCTTAGTTTAAAAAACCGAAAAACCAAAAGTATTGGTATTATTATTCCGGAAATTGTACATTATTTTTTCTCTACTGTAATCAACGGAATTGAACAGGTTGCGAACGAATATGGTTACAGTGTTGTCATTTGTGTATCGGACGATTCTTTTGATAAAGAGGTGCTGAATATGGAGATGTTAGCCAACGGAAGTATTGATGGTTTTATCATGTCTCTTTCTAAAGAAACCCAGTTTAAAGGCGACTTTCACCATATAACAGAAGTTATCAATCAGGGAATGCCGGTTGTAATGTTTGACCGTGTTACGAATGATATTTTATGTGATAAAGTAATTATTGATGATAAATCGGCAGCGTATGAAGCCGTTCAGAGTTTAATTGACAGCGGACGCAAAAAAATTGCACTTGTAACAACTGTTGATTATGTAAGTGTTGGAAAACTGCGAACAGACGGTTACGAAAAAGCCTTATTAGATAACGGATTACCTTTTAATGAGGATTTAATTATAAAAATCGAAGATGTAGATACCTGCGAAATTACCATAAGCCAGCTTTTGCATGATCGTGCCTTCGATGCTGTTTTTGCCGTAAACGAGCTTTTTGCAGTAACGATTATTAAAACAGCCAATAAAATGGGATTAAAAGTTCCTGAAGATTTAGCTGTTATTGCTTTTACAGACGGAATTATTTCAAAATATTCAACTCCAACTATCACCACAGTTAGTCAAAGCGGTGAAAAAATGGGCAATAAAGCAGCCAAAATGCTTATTGAACGTATAGAGGCGGAAGAAGATGAGGATGAAGAACATACTGAAAATTACATTACAGAAGTCATAGAAACGCATCTCATAAAAAGAGAATCTACTGACTAA